In the Nocardioides marmotae genome, GACCGAGTGGCGTGTTCCAGGCATCTACGTGTTGATCGCGGATGACGGCTCCCACAGTGTCTACGTCGGCAAGTCGACTGACCTCCGCTCTCGAGTCATGCAGCACAAGTTGGCGAATGCGCACGTGCCGGGGTGGTCGCGCGCGGTCCTCATCAAGCGCGACACCAGCAATGGATTCACCTCTGCGGACGTGGGCTACCTCGAGGGGAGACTCTCCGCAGAACTCGACGCGATCTCAGGAATCGTCGTGGTCAAAGGAAAGACCGACGGCGATTCGACCCTGCCCCCGCACATGCAGATGTCGCTGGACGCGCTTCTGTCCTCGATCCTCGCATCAGTTCGTCTCGCGGGCGTCGACACCCACCGGGAGGACGACGGAGGTGAGCAGTCCCCCTCTGCGGTCAGCCGAACACAGATACCTGGAACCGTCGCGGACCTCCTTGCCGAGGGGCTGCTCCATGCAGGCGCAGAACTGCACTGCGCTCGGGCTGGCAAGCACGGCGTAGGCACCGTCGCCCCAGACGGACAAATCATCGTCAACGGCGTCGGATACACCGCTCCATCTCTCGCTGCCGGAATCTCGCTCGGTGCTCAGAGCTCGGCGGGATATGGCGGGTGGGAACTCTGGCACGTGGGCTCTCTCTCCGGCCCGAAGTTGGCCGACCTGCGCTCGCAACTGCCAAAGAGCTAGACGGTATGGAGTGACCGCTCAGGGTGGACCGGGCACTGAGCCGGGGAAAACGCGATGGGCGGCGATGTCGGTCCACGGGGCGCGCTGTCGTAGTCCCGATCAGTGGCATCGGCTGGGCCGTGATCCCGATGGTGTTCCTAGGTTCGCCCGCATGAACCCTGTCGACGACGTCGCCGCCATCACCCGATTGAAGTACCGCTATCTCCGCTGCCTCGACACCAAGGAATGGGACGGGTTCGCGGCGTGCTTCGCGCCGGACGCAACGGCGGACTACAACGGCCTCGTCTTCGACGACCCCGAGTCCCTGGTGGACTACATGCGCCGCAACATGGGGGACGGCGTCCTGACCATGCACCAGGCGCACCATCCCGAGATCGACGTCGACGCGGACGACCCGGACCGGGCGACGGGGACGTGGTACCTGCACGACAAGGTCATCGTCGACGCCGTCCGCTTCGCCCTCGAAGGTGGCGCCACCTACTCCGACGTCTACACGCGCATCGAGGGGGAGTGGCGGATCCTCCGCACGGGCTACCGGCGCACCTTCGAGCTGACCTGGAACCTCGACGAGCCCGGCGGCGTGCGGGTGCATGGTCCCGAGGTGCGCTCGCGCTTCTGAGGCCTGCCCGACGCCCGGGCCTCCGTCACAGCCGCCCGGTGCGGGAGAGGAGGTCTCGTGCGTCGGCGCTGCCGTCAAGCCCGCGGGTGGTCCGGCGGGTGGTGCGCCAGCCGTCGGGGGTGCGGACGAGGTCGAAGTGGTTCGCCCCGATGCGGGCGGGGAACACGCGGTCGCCGCGCCGCACCAGCAGCACCGACTCGCAGACCGCGACCGCCCGATCGCCGTCGACGGCCACGTGCGCCGGGCCGAGGAAGTGGCTGCAGCCGTTGCCGATCAGCCCCTGGTGGGCGTCGGAGCGGACCATCGCGTCGACCTCGGCGCGGCTACCCATGTAGAGCTCATCGACGTCGTACACGCCCTGCTCGGTCCACAGGTCCGCCACCCGCTCCGCCTCACCGGCGTCGACGAGGGGACCGTACGAGGCCACGAGCTGGGTGATCGCGACGACGTCCTCCAGGCGCTGGAGGCGCTCCTCGATGCTCACTTCTCCTCCTGGGGTGTGAGGTCGGCGAGCGAGGCCAGCGCGGCGAGCTGCTCGACGTAGTGGTCCGCCGTGGTGGCGGCGACGTGGACGTTGACGACGGTGGCGCCCGCCGCGATCGTGCGCTCGAGCGCCTCGACGGTCCGGTCCGGCTCGCCGAGTGGGTCCACCGGGCGCCCGGCGCCCAGGACCACCTCGAAGCCGTCGGGCAGCGCGGCCTGGGCGAGCATCCCGCGCAGGCGGTCGCGGGGGAGGCCGAACGGCACCCAGCCGTCGCCGTGCTCGCGCGCCCGGCGCAGGCTTCGCGCAGTGTGCCCGCCGATCCAGAAGGGCACCCGGTCCTGGCTGGCGTGCGGCTCGACGACCACGTCGGAGAAGGAGTACCGGGGTCCGTCGTACACGGGCGTGCGGGTGGAGAGCGCGGCCCGCAGGGCCGGGAGGGCGTCGTCGGCGATGGCGCCGCGCGCGGCGTAGTCGGCGCCCAGCAGGTCGAACTCCTCCTCGATCGAGCCGACGCCGAGGCCGAGGACCAGGCGGCCGCCGCTGACCAGGTCGAGCGTGCCGTAGCGCTTCGCGATCTCGAGCGGGTGGTGGTAGCCGAGCACGAGGACCTGGGTGGCCAGCCGGATGCGCGTCGTGCGTGCGGCGAGGTACCCCAGGGTCGCGAGGGGGTCCCAGTAGCGGCCGCCGCGCTCCGCGGCGATCGGCACGGGGACGGCGACGTGTTCGGAGCACGTGAGGTGGTCGAACCCGAGCCGGTCCGCGGCTTCGGCGATCGCACCCAGCTCCGCGATCCCGGCCGCCGGCTCCCAGGGGCCGAAGAAGCCGGGCAGGGCCGTGACGACCGGGCTGGTGACGCCCACGCGCATGGGTGCTCCTCGTCTCGCAGGTTCCTGCCATCCAAGCGCCGGGACCCGGCGCCGGGCGTGCCGCTGTCCCGGTGACCGGAAGTAGAATGAATTTCAGAAAGCTCCTTCCGGAGATCTCCCGCCACTGTTAGCGTCGTCACTAGAATTCGTTTCAGTTCTGGTTCGGGGGAGGGCACCGATGTCGGCGTCGACGATGGATCAGGTGGACGGCACCACGGAGGTGTCGGGGGGCGCGGGGCGCGTGCTGCCCCCGTCGATGGTCGAGCGGATGACACTGATCCTCGACCTCTTCACGACGCGTCGGACCCGGCTGGGCCTGGAGGACATCGCCGGGGCGACCGGTCTTCCGCGCTCCACGGCCCACCGCATCCTCGACCAGCTGGTCGGCCTGGACTGGGTCGAGCACGGGTCGGCCGGCTACGGCCTCGGGCGCCGCTCGCTGGTGCTCGGCGGCGGCTCCGCGGAGCACGCCGACCTCAGGTCGGCTGCGTCCCCCTATCTCCACGAGCTGCTCCTCGCGACCGGTGCGGTGATCCACCTGGGCGTCCTCGACGGGGGGCGGGTCTCCTACCTCGACAAGCTGGGCGGGCGCTTCGCGACCTCGGTGCCGTCGCGGGTCGGTGGCTCGGCGCCGGCCCACTGCACGGGACTGGGGAAAGCGATGCTCGCCTGGATCGAGCCCGAGCGCGTCGACACGCTCGTGGGCGACGGCATGCCGGCGCACACGGGGGCCACGATCGCCCGGCTCGACGCCCTGCACCGCGAGCTGGGACGGATCCGCGCCCGAGATGGCCTCGCCCTGGAGCGTGGCGAGTGCTTCCCCCACATCGCCTGTGTCGCCGCCGCCGTGCGCGGTCCCCGTGAGCCGGTCGGCGCGATCTCGATCGTCGTGTCGGCGGATGCCGCCCTCGAGCGGGTCGCGCCGCTGGTGCTCGGCGCCGCCCGGCGGGTCTCCGAGGACCTCTTCCCGGACGTCGACGACCGCCGCCGACGGCTGAGCGTCGTCGACTGACGGGCCGTCAGGGCTGCGGGAGGAGGTTCCGCATGATCTTCTCGGTGCCGGCGACGAGGCGGGCCCGCTCCCCGGTCGAGCGCAGCTCGACGATCGCCTCGTTGCCGCTCACCACATGTACCGGCCCGTGGGGGAGGGCGGCGAGGCCCTCCCGCGCGACGGCAGCGGCCTCGGAGACGTGCATGCCCGGTACGTCGAAGTTCAGGCCGGCCCGCTCCATCGCCGGCGTCCGGGTCACCCCGAGCACCAGCTCCAGCACGTGCACGCCGTGCTCGCGCAGCTCGGCCCAGAGGCCCTCGGCGAAGATGCGGGAGAAGGCCTTCGTGCCGCCGTACACGCCTTCGGTCGAGGTGCCGACGTAGCCGGCGAGCGACCCCATGAGGAGGATCCCGCCGCGGCCGCGCTCGCTCATCGGCCTCGCGTAGTGGTGGGTCAGCGCGAGCATCGCGCCGATGTTGAGGTCGACCACGCGGCGGAAGGCGCCGAGGTCGCCCTCGGTGAACGGCCGGCCGTGTGCGTTGGCGCCGGCGTTGTAGACGACCAGCCCGACCTCGACGTCGTCCGTCGCCGCGACGACTGCGTCGATCGCCTCCGGGGTGGTGAGGTCGGCGACCACGGTGCGCACCTCGACGCCGAGCGACCGGACGGTGGCGGCGGTCGCGTGGAGCGGACCCGGTCGACGGGCGACCAGGACGACGTTGATGCCGGCTGCGCCGAGCTCCCGGGCGAGCTCGGCGCCCACGCCCTCGGAGCCGCCGGCGATGACCGCCCATGGCCCGTACTGCCCGTGGGTGTCCAGCTCGGTCATCGGTCGGCCTCCTGAGCGGGGTTGGACTTCAGCGGTTCGTCGGACTGCACCGAGAGCTCACCGCGCACCGCCGCCTCCCGGATCGAGTCCCGGACCGCCGTGCAACCCGGGAACGCGCTTCGGTTCGGACGGTCGGATCGGGCCTCGGTCGCGCGCCGCTGCGTGCACCGCTCGAGCGCGTCGGCGGTCCACTGCAGCGTCGTCTGGTCCCAGCTGCTCTTCCGCGCTGTGACGCCGGCGCCGCACGCGGTGCAGGTGACCGGCTCCATCGGCGCGGCCTCCAGCCGCACGTCAGGCCGCGGCGAGGTCATGCCCGGAGGGCGCGCGCCGCCAGGTTGTGCTCGACCTCGGCCCGCCACGCCTCGTTGGGACGCGTCGTGTCGATCTCGAACTCGAAGCGGTCGGACATCTCGGGCTGCACGTCGGCCACGTCGACGTAGAACTGCTGGTACCACCGCCGCAGCTGGTAGACCGGGCCGTCCTCCTCGCACAGCAGCGGGTTGTCGATGCGTGCCTTGTTCTTCCAGATCGCGACGTCCTGCTCGAACCCGTACCTGATGAACGCGCCGGTCTTCTCCGCCATCTTCTCGGCGTCCTCGTCGGAGATGCCGTCCTTCTTCTCCACGATGATCCCGTATTGCAGGACGAACGAGTTCTCGTCGATCGGGTAGTGGCAGTTGATCAGGATGGTGTCGACGTCGAGGTCCTCGTAGTGGTAGGTGACCTCGTCGATCATGAAGCTGGGGCCGTGGTAGGCCGCCACGCTCGTCGTGCCGAGCACCGTCGGGTTGTGCTTCGCCGGCTTCGTCGGCCGCACGTCCTCCCGTCCTGCACCGTTCATGTACTGGAAGGCCGTGGTGCCCTCGAAGACGTTCTTGAAGTACGTCGGGAACGAGTAGTGGATGTAGAAGAAGTGCGCCATGTCGACGACGTTGTCGACGATCTCCCGGCAGTTGGCGCCCTCGATCACCGTCTCGTACCAGAGCCAGTCCGTCCAACGGTCGTCATCGACCTGGGGGATCCGCGGGATGGTCACATCGGTCGGCGGCGCGTTGCCTTCGGGGTCGTTCCAGACGAAGACCATGCCGTCCTGCACCATCGTCGGCCAGGCCGCCGTACGGGCTCGCAGCGGGATGCGCCGGGCGTAGGGGATCTGCTTGCAGCGGCCGTCGCCGCCCCAGCGCCAGTCGTGGAAGGGGCAGGCGATCTCGTCGCCCTTCACGGCGCCTTGCGAGAGGTCGCCCCCCATGTGGCGGCAGTGGGCGTCGAGCACGTTGATCCGGCCGTCGGAGCCGGCGAACACGACCAGCTTCTGGCCGAACGCGCCGACCCGGTGGGGCGTGCCGTCCGCCAGGTCTCGGGCGAGCCCGAGACAGTGCCAGCCGCGCGCGAATCGCCGGGGGGCGGCGTCCACCTCGATGTGCCGGATCTCCTCGGTGCGCGTCATGGGGCGAGTGTGCGGCGGGCCGTCCGGTGGCCGCCGGCTCCGGTCCCACTCAGCGGTAGCCCGCCAGCACGCCGGCGCCCGGCGGGGCCGAAGATAGGCAGGCGTCCGGACGTGTGCGGGCGTCCCGACGAGACCAGGAGTGACGCGTGCCGCGAATCACCGAGGCCCGGCAGCCCGCCGAGCCCAACTCCGCCGAGCAGCGCGACCGTCACCAGCGCATCCTGCGTGCCGCCAGCAAGCTGGGTGCCGAGCACGGGCTCGAGCGGATGCAGATGAACGATGTGGCGAAGGAGGCCGGCGTCGCCATCGCCACGCTCTACCGCTACTTCCCGTCGAAGACCGACCTGTTCGTCGGAGTGCTGCACAGCCAGATTCGGCGCCTGGGCGGGACGGCCGTGGTCGGTGCCGCGGCCGACGGTTCCCGGGCGGCGGCCGTCGCGGAGGTGCTGATCGCCGCGGGGCGCAAGATGCTCGAGCGCTCCCAGCTGGCCACCGCGATGCTCCAGGCCAACAACATGGCCCAGCTCCAGGGCGGCCGGGAGTACACCGAGGCCAACTCCGCCTTTCACCACGTGCTGCTCAACGCGCTGGGGGTCGACGAGCCGGGGAAGGAGGACTACCGCATGGTCCGGATCATCGAGCAGACCTGGTACGGCATCCTCGTCTCGGTCCTCAACGGCGTGGTCACCCAGGACGAGGCCGACGAGGACATCCGGCTCGCGAGTCGGCTGCTCCTCGGGCCGAGCTATGACGACGGCGGCGAGGTCGCGCGGTTGCCGTGACCGGGTGATCGGCGTCGACCTCCGCGACCCGAGGCGTGCGCCGCGGGTCGCCGCAGGAGATCGACCGCTCGACCACGACCGCTCTGAACGCGGGCTGCTGCGACGTCCCGGTCACCGGGATCCATGCCCCCGCTGTCCGGGCCGGAGCGCGAATACTCCCCGCCATGAGCGCGGAGGTCAGTGAGCTGGTGGTGGAGGACGTCCTCGGGGCGCCCGTCCGGGTCTTCGCGGAGAGGTTCCGCGCGTTGCACGAGGTGCTGGCCGCGTCCGTCGATCACGGTGACCGGACCTACCTCCGGACCCTCGACCGCGCGGTGACCTTCGGCGAGCACGCACGCCGTGTCTCCTCGCTCGCGCTCGCTCTGAAGCAGGAGCACGGCATCGGCAAGGGCGACCGCGTGGCGATCGCCGCCGCCAACTCGCAGGAGTGGATCGAGACCTTCTGGGCGACGGTGTCGATCGGCGCGATCGCCGTCGGCTGCAACGCCTGGTGGTCACCG is a window encoding:
- a CDS encoding ferredoxin, which produces MTSPRPDVRLEAAPMEPVTCTACGAGVTARKSSWDQTTLQWTADALERCTQRRATEARSDRPNRSAFPGCTAVRDSIREAAVRGELSVQSDEPLKSNPAQEADR
- a CDS encoding IclR family transcriptional regulator, with the translated sequence MDGTTEVSGGAGRVLPPSMVERMTLILDLFTTRRTRLGLEDIAGATGLPRSTAHRILDQLVGLDWVEHGSAGYGLGRRSLVLGGGSAEHADLRSAASPYLHELLLATGAVIHLGVLDGGRVSYLDKLGGRFATSVPSRVGGSAPAHCTGLGKAMLAWIEPERVDTLVGDGMPAHTGATIARLDALHRELGRIRARDGLALERGECFPHIACVAAAVRGPREPVGAISIVVSADAALERVAPLVLGAARRVSEDLFPDVDDRRRRLSVVD
- a CDS encoding nuclear transport factor 2 family protein: MSIEERLQRLEDVVAITQLVASYGPLVDAGEAERVADLWTEQGVYDVDELYMGSRAEVDAMVRSDAHQGLIGNGCSHFLGPAHVAVDGDRAVAVCESVLLVRRGDRVFPARIGANHFDLVRTPDGWRTTRRTTRGLDGSADARDLLSRTGRL
- a CDS encoding TetR family transcriptional regulator, encoding MPRITEARQPAEPNSAEQRDRHQRILRAASKLGAEHGLERMQMNDVAKEAGVAIATLYRYFPSKTDLFVGVLHSQIRRLGGTAVVGAAADGSRAAAVAEVLIAAGRKMLERSQLATAMLQANNMAQLQGGREYTEANSAFHHVLLNALGVDEPGKEDYRMVRIIEQTWYGILVSVLNGVVTQDEADEDIRLASRLLLGPSYDDGGEVARLP
- a CDS encoding excinuclease ABC subunit C, which gives rise to MSKRAEGDRNRAHRAHRYVLGTCAPAVPAATRRGKIADVNAIIAANVQVPSSGAAAIIADFAEHAIRVAYIARRDISRLPETEWRVPGIYVLIADDGSHSVYVGKSTDLRSRVMQHKLANAHVPGWSRAVLIKRDTSNGFTSADVGYLEGRLSAELDAISGIVVVKGKTDGDSTLPPHMQMSLDALLSSILASVRLAGVDTHREDDGGEQSPSAVSRTQIPGTVADLLAEGLLHAGAELHCARAGKHGVGTVAPDGQIIVNGVGYTAPSLAAGISLGAQSSAGYGGWELWHVGSLSGPKLADLRSQLPKS
- a CDS encoding Rieske 2Fe-2S domain-containing protein gives rise to the protein MTRTEEIRHIEVDAAPRRFARGWHCLGLARDLADGTPHRVGAFGQKLVVFAGSDGRINVLDAHCRHMGGDLSQGAVKGDEIACPFHDWRWGGDGRCKQIPYARRIPLRARTAAWPTMVQDGMVFVWNDPEGNAPPTDVTIPRIPQVDDDRWTDWLWYETVIEGANCREIVDNVVDMAHFFYIHYSFPTYFKNVFEGTTAFQYMNGAGREDVRPTKPAKHNPTVLGTTSVAAYHGPSFMIDEVTYHYEDLDVDTILINCHYPIDENSFVLQYGIIVEKKDGISDEDAEKMAEKTGAFIRYGFEQDVAIWKNKARIDNPLLCEEDGPVYQLRRWYQQFYVDVADVQPEMSDRFEFEIDTTRPNEAWRAEVEHNLAARALRA
- a CDS encoding nuclear transport factor 2 family protein, whose translation is MNPVDDVAAITRLKYRYLRCLDTKEWDGFAACFAPDATADYNGLVFDDPESLVDYMRRNMGDGVLTMHQAHHPEIDVDADDPDRATGTWYLHDKVIVDAVRFALEGGATYSDVYTRIEGEWRILRTGYRRTFELTWNLDEPGGVRVHGPEVRSRF
- a CDS encoding SDR family NAD(P)-dependent oxidoreductase, with translation MTELDTHGQYGPWAVIAGGSEGVGAELARELGAAGINVVLVARRPGPLHATAATVRSLGVEVRTVVADLTTPEAIDAVVAATDDVEVGLVVYNAGANAHGRPFTEGDLGAFRRVVDLNIGAMLALTHHYARPMSERGRGGILLMGSLAGYVGTSTEGVYGGTKAFSRIFAEGLWAELREHGVHVLELVLGVTRTPAMERAGLNFDVPGMHVSEAAAVAREGLAALPHGPVHVVSGNEAIVELRSTGERARLVAGTEKIMRNLLPQP
- a CDS encoding LLM class F420-dependent oxidoreductase gives rise to the protein MRVGVTSPVVTALPGFFGPWEPAAGIAELGAIAEAADRLGFDHLTCSEHVAVPVPIAAERGGRYWDPLATLGYLAARTTRIRLATQVLVLGYHHPLEIAKRYGTLDLVSGGRLVLGLGVGSIEEEFDLLGADYAARGAIADDALPALRAALSTRTPVYDGPRYSFSDVVVEPHASQDRVPFWIGGHTARSLRRAREHGDGWVPFGLPRDRLRGMLAQAALPDGFEVVLGAGRPVDPLGEPDRTVEALERTIAAGATVVNVHVAATTADHYVEQLAALASLADLTPQEEK